DNA from Bacteroidales bacterium:
GTTCTTTTGGAACAAGAAGAGAAGGTCCTTTGGAAGTAGGTATTTTTGCTAGAGATACTACTACAGGGAGAGTTGAAACAGGTGCAGCATATTATGGCATGATGGAAATGAGTGGAAATGTTAATGAGATGTGTGTTCAAATTAATATAAATACTACAAATCCATCAACTCCTTCTAACTATACAGGTATTTGGGGCGACGGAATATTAACCACAGATGGTAGCTATAATACTGTGGGGTGGAATGACACTGAATATTTTATATATAAAGGAGGAAGTTTCTCAAATGATATTTACCGTCAAAGAGTAAGTGATAGGTATTCTATTAATAATACTAATCAAAATGACAGGTATAATAATTCCGGCGGTAGAGGTTGCAGATAATTAAAACATTTTAAAAATAAAAAAATGAAAAATAATATGATATCAAAAATTATTAATTCTTTTTTGGGACTAATGCTCATTTCCGCATCTGTGTGGGCAAATAATGTGCAAGTAACGGGAGTTTCTCGTACAGGAACAAGTAGAAATGATATTCAATTCCAGCTTTCATGGGAAAATAGTTGGAACTTTACAAATACCCCAACTAATCATGATGCTGTTTGGGTTTTTATAAAATACAGAGAGTGTGGTTTAGGTGGAGATTGGCACCATGCTTTATTAAGCACAACTATGACAGATCACTCTTTTGGTCCAAATTTAACCTATGCCAAACCTATTTCCGTAAATGATAGATTTGGAAATGTTGGAAATCATAATACAGGAGTTTTAATAAGACGTTCTACTATTGGCAAGGGTAATATTTCTCCTCAAACAATCAGACTTAAAGTTGTGGGAGCCTCTAATGGTGTTTCATTGGATCCAGCAAAGGAATTTGATATTAAGGTTTTTGCAATAGAAATGGTACAAGTGCCTGCTGGAGAATTTTATGTTGGGGATGGAACTAGTACATATACAATACATAAATTAGGCACAGGCTATGGAACACCTTATGGCTATATACCTCATCAAATTACTGCTGAACACAGTACTGATACTATAAAATATGCTTCTTTTGGATCTTCTTCTAGTAATTATACAGTAGCACTCAATTCTGATTTTCCAAAAGGATATGATGAGTTTTATATGATGAAATATGAAATTACACAAGGTCAATACTGCGATTTTTTAAATACAATGGCATCTACTGCTGCTTTAAACCGTGTATATATATATAATACCACTAGATATATGTATCACATTACTTTTTCAGGCGAATATTATGGAAATTACCCGGATAGGGCTATGAATCACATGAGTTATAATGATCTTTTATCATATTTAGACTGGGCAGCTCTTAGACCAATGACCGAACTTGAATTTGAAAAAGCATGTAGAGGACCTAAAGATTTTGTTCCTAGTGAATATGCTTGGGGAACAGACACATATATTGAGGCAATAAATTTCACAGGAGCTGTAAGTGGAACAGAAATTTGCACAGATAGCGCAGCAAATCTGCATTGTTCTGGAGCATACACTTATTGCTATGGTGGTGTGTTTGTTGGAACTAACTCATCTGGTCCTGTAGAAGTAGGAGTATTTGCAAGAGATAGCACTTTGAGTCGAGAAGGAACTGGCGGAAGCTATTATGCTATTATGGAACTTAGCGGAAATGTTGGTGAACAATGTGTACAAATTAATATTAGTGATGAAAAACCATTAGCAGCACCTTCACCTTATACAGGAATTTGGGGTGATGGACAATTAACAGCTGATGGCTTGTTTAATACTAGTTCTTGGCAAACAAGCGGATATTTTACTGTGAGAGGAGGTTCATATGGGCACCATCGAACTTACAGCTGTGTAAGTGATAGAGGAGATAGAAATAACACAAATTATAATAATAGAAGTGCTTATCTTGGTGGGCGAGGTGTTAGATAATTAAATTAAAAAACATGCGATTATTATTAAAATTAACAATATTTACATTTATAATTTTTGCTAGTTTTAGCTTTGCTAAGGCGCAGGCACCTATTAACGATAATTGTAACGCTGCTTTAAATATAAATATTCCTCTTGATGGTTTTGGAATGGGAATTTACTGTTCTGATACTATTAATTTATCAAATTCAACTATACAAATAGGTGAATATTTTCACTATGTTCAAATTTCTGCTGGTACAGATAAAAAAAGTATATGGTATAAATTTCATCTTCCTACCGCTAGAAGCATAAACTTGGAATTACTACAACCTTCAAACTTCTTACCAGAAGATGCTGCAGGTTTTACTGTTTATTATAATGCAGATTGTTTGCCCGGTGCAAGTGCGATTTCCGGAGCTAAGTTAACTCCTGTAAACAAATTTGGATCAAGTTATAATCCTTGTCTATTGCCAGGAGACTATCTTGTCCAAGTTAGTGCAAAAGCTGATGCTAATGATGAGATTTTTTTAAGACTTACTGTTGATGAACCAATGGTGCTTAATGGCTATGATAGACCTGCTAATGCTCAATTTTTAGATGTAATATCTGGTGGTTATCATAGCTATACTTTTGATGTTGGCTGTCAAACTATTGAAGATGCTGATGAAAATTGTCCTAATTTAGGTGCAAATTATGAAGAATACACTCAAAGTACATGGCATGTATTTACAACAGACAATTTTGTTGATATGTTGCGTTGGGAATTGAGAGAGCAGCATGCCTTTTATACAGGAAATTTAAGAGTTGGTTACAATTTATATAAGGGAGATGCGCGTTCAACTCCTATATCATCTTTGACTCTTATTGATGGCTGTAGCGTTTTGCATCCGACTGGTTATCGTACTACTTATGAACCTAACTATGCTGGCAAAACTTGGCTATGTCTTTTGGAACCAAACAGCACTTATTCTTTGCAAGTTTTTTATCACAAAGACTACTCTAATACTATTGAATTTAGATGGTATGAGCGTGGAGTTGGCAATTCCCATTCAGCTGACCCCTCAAGTCTCCCTCCTTCTGCAGAAATGGATACCCTCCCCTCTTCACCTACAGGCGTATGGTCTTATGCATATGACACACTTTCTTGTGATGCTTTGATAGGAAACAATCCTTGTGGCAATGTAAATCCAGCTTCTGGAACGGTAAATTTTGGAGGTAGTAATTATAACTCTAGCGTTTGGTACACTTTTACTATTACAGATTATTCAAATGTTAGATTTAACACGGATTCCAGATTAGGCAAACGCTTATTTGCTGGAAATGTCAAAGAAGATTGTTCACTGAGCCCCATATGGGAATTTACAAGCGGTAATATTACATATCCTTGCTTGCCCGCAGGAACTTATTCTCTACAAATCCTAGGAAAAATGGATACTCTAAATTATATTACAAGCTATAATAGTAATAACTTGGGAATGGCTGCAAATTTAGGTATTCAAGTTACAAGTATTGATATTGAAAATAATTTTCAACTTACTTCTTCAGGAGATATAGATTCTTTAAATAATTGGATGCCGTTGCAAAATGGTGTTACAGTTTATGCTGATAGCGCTTATTTTGGATGCCCTAATACTGTTTTGCCTGCTGGCAATAATTGTTCAACATCTGATAGAAATAGAAAAAAAGCTATTTATAGAGAATTTGTTATAGACACTCTAGGTATGGTTACTATAGGTAGAGGCGATTCCTATACCTATCTTGAGCATATTTTATATAAAGGAGATGCATCTGCTCTCGCTACTGCTCAAAACAAGTTTTCTTATGGGGAAACTATTGATGGATTAACTGCCATGTCTGGTTGCTTTAACTTTTATTATAATTATAGTCGTATTTTTTGCGTTACACCCGGAGTTTATACATTGGTAACTTTTGGCGATTCTGTTGATGTAAGTAATTCTTATTTGAGTAGACCTTGGGTTAGATTTGACAAGAGATATACTCAGTTTTATGACCCTAACTTCCCAAATGATATGGGAGATATAACAGCATCTGTTTTAAATGGATCTGCTTCAGGAACTCCTGATTATTTTTCTTGCATAAACAACCCACTAACAATTGACGGGAGAGCTCCGTGTTATAGTTATGTTAAGCAAATTTATAGGCAATTTTATATTAGTCAACCTATAATGTTAAATATTTCTTGTACTAATTATGCATACTTTAGATTGTTTAAAGGTAAGGTTTCAGATGGAGTTAATACATTGAGTGCTAATATTCCTAATCATGGAGATATTGGCTGTATATATTCTTATAATGGATATAATGGAGGGTGTATACCTTTTGATACAGGTTGGTACACAGTAGTGTGTTATGGAAGTGGTGATGCTATTTATGAAGGTCCCACATATTTAATAGGAACTTATCTTTATTTAAATAATATTACTATTAGTAAGGTACCGCAAAGAGAGACTAAATATAATCGCCCTCATAAAGCATATTATGCTGGAATAACTGATTATGGACCAAATGCAGGAACCAGCACTTATCCTGATAATAGTAGAATTTATACTTTTGATGCAGACACTTTTTCTTGTGTCGTTGATACGCCTTTTTCTGCACATCCTTTAGATCCTTGTCCGCCTAATTATAATAGAGTAAGTTATTTTACTTTTACATTAACAAAAGAATCCTTTGTTAGTATTTATAACATATCAACGTCAATGGTTTCTAGAGTTTATCCTTTTGATGTAAGGACTGATAGCGTACTTATGATGAGTGTTCCTCCTATTCAGCCTTGTATATCTAGAAAAAATATTAGTAGTTATGACCGATCTTATTGGACATGGACAGGAAAAATAGATATTTGCCGTTTGCAGCCTGGTACTCATACTTTGGTCGTTTTTGGGAATAATTCTCATATAAACGCTACTGTTAAGCCAATTATGTATGTTGACTCTATTCCAATTTCTAGATTTGACCATGCTGCTAATGCTTATGACTTTGATTTGGTGCCTGGTGATTCTTTAGTTTATTATGGTAAAGTTGGTGATGTTAATCCAATTGATACAGCAAGACACCCATCTGACGATTTTATTTCTTGTCTTACTGGAGCAAGGCTAAGTGACCCTGGATTAGTTGGTAATCCTCATAAATTATGCTGGAAAGGTTTACACCCTTATGATTCGAGTTCTTCAATTCTTTATCCTATTACTGAAAATG
Protein-coding regions in this window:
- a CDS encoding SUMF1/EgtB/PvdO family nonheme iron enzyme → MKNNMISKIINSFLGLMLISASVWANNVQVTGVSRTGTSRNDIQFQLSWENSWNFTNTPTNHDAVWVFIKYRECGLGGDWHHALLSTTMTDHSFGPNLTYAKPISVNDRFGNVGNHNTGVLIRRSTIGKGNISPQTIRLKVVGASNGVSLDPAKEFDIKVFAIEMVQVPAGEFYVGDGTSTYTIHKLGTGYGTPYGYIPHQITAEHSTDTIKYASFGSSSSNYTVALNSDFPKGYDEFYMMKYEITQGQYCDFLNTMASTAALNRVYIYNTTRYMYHITFSGEYYGNYPDRAMNHMSYNDLLSYLDWAALRPMTELEFEKACRGPKDFVPSEYAWGTDTYIEAINFTGAVSGTEICTDSAANLHCSGAYTYCYGGVFVGTNSSGPVEVGVFARDSTLSREGTGGSYYAIMELSGNVGEQCVQINISDEKPLAAPSPYTGIWGDGQLTADGLFNTSSWQTSGYFTVRGGSYGHHRTYSCVSDRGDRNNTNYNNRSAYLGGRGVR